A window of the Fusarium poae strain DAOMC 252244 chromosome 3, whole genome shotgun sequence genome harbors these coding sequences:
- a CDS encoding hypothetical protein (BUSCO:28285at5125) has product MSMIATASPSPHPSSFGMPRPWETNRCPDYSLRPRTENDKVALPSIRQAFPELQLQTQAPHDLNTKPLATGPPLGATPLTAASPQYVHSPNSSKRRRLSMEREMENERVRQVPRLCYSPERESPRQISPNLPIQAGTRENWTAPTRTSPYLTNGTPHHSVPMEVGERAETRPTLPSLPPPRSLEREAVLVSRGPAPAPASASVPVPVSASAPAPAPTEGYRTSHQPIPHSRTPISESGVSPYRESSYGYPYHHPTRYQSLSAGSAHSFDRTPFTPGAYNAPYQDFVRFGEMGPASLSGDSKQRKRRGNLPKETTDKLRAWFVAHLQHPYPTEDEKQDLMRQTGLQMNQISNWFINARRRQLPTMINNARAETDAMSSARGSDMKVLATTERGDFDHGKREPVGPLSDGEGATYDEELEALSQRRPGTMGRGSV; this is encoded by the exons ATGTCCATGATCGCTAccgcttctccttctcctcatcCCTCGTCCTTCGGCATGCCGCGCCCCTGGGAGACAAACCGATGCCCTGACTATTCGCTCCGACCGAGGACCGAGAACGACAAAGTTGCTCTTCCTTCGATTCGACAG GCTTTCCCTGAGCTACAACTCCAGACCCAAGCACCACATGACCTTAATACAAAGCCGTTGGCGACAGGACCCCCATTGGGTGCCACGCCATTGACTGCGGCATCACCTCAATATGTGCACTCACCTAATTCTagcaagaggaggaggttgTCAATGGAGCGTGAGATGGAGAACGAGAGAGTTCGTCAAGTACCACGTCTATGCTACAGCCCCGAGCGAGAGTCACCAAGACAGATTTCACCAAACCTACCAATTCAAGCCGGAACACGGGAGAATTGGACAGCACCCACAAGAACAAGCCCATATCTGACAAACGGTACGCCTCACCACTCAGTCCCAATGGAAGTAGGCGAGCGAGCAGAGACTCGACCGACATTGCCTAGCCTTCCTCCACCACGTTCGCTTGAACGAGAAGCGGTACTCGTGAGCCGGggaccagcaccagcaccggCATCAGCGTCTGTACCAGTACCAGTTTCAGCATCCGCACCAGCTCCAGCACCGACGGAGGGGTACAGAACCTCACATCAGCCGATACCGCATTCGCGGACCCCCATCTCTGAGTCTGGAGTCTCGCCTTACCGAGAGTCGAGCTATGGATATCCTTACCACCACCCAACACGATATCAATCACTATCAGCAGGATCTGCTCACTCATTCGACCGTACACCGTTTACGCCAGGTGCATATAACGCACCTTACCAAGATTTTGTTCGATTTGGAGAGATGGGACCTGCCAGCTTGAGCGGTGACAGCAAACAACGAAAGCGAAGAGGCAACTTGCCCAAGGAGACGACGGACAAACTGAGAGCATGGTTTGTGGCACACCTTCAGCACCCTTATCCAACCGAGGACGAGAAGCAGGATCTCATGCGGCAGACAGGACTGCAAATGA ACCAAATCTCCAATTGGTTCATCAATGCACGAAGACGCCAATTGCCAACCATGATCAACAATGCTCGCGCCGAAACTGACGCCATGTCGAGCGCTCGAGGCAGTGACATGAAGGTGCTCGCCACAACAGAGCGAGGCGACTTTGACCACGGGAAGCGAGAGCCCGTTGGACCCCTTAGTGATGGAGAGGGCGCCACTTACGACGAAGAGCTTGAGGCGCTGAGCCAGCGAAGACCTGGCACCATGGGCAGGGGCAGCGTCTGA